The following coding sequences lie in one Actinomyces capricornis genomic window:
- a CDS encoding helix-turn-helix transcriptional regulator — MRADRLLRMLWLLRGRSTPMPAGQLATVLEVSTRTVLRDVEALSAAGVPVYTERGRHGGVMLLADYRPDVLGLSDDEALALTSVICVPGAGALGLDSLLQSAMGKIRRTVDRDALLVGSRVLIDPAGWLSRSAGPPMADALDAVQGLRRVRFRYTSGGSGRVSDVSTTALGLLCAASDWYLVAGSTAERIRFYRLDRLERLHVGEVDADAPQIDLAQEWARARCGFQERFSPMTATLEVQRCVLGVLQGLVRIEEVAGAADGPVRGAGGPEGSESPTAVVRIRAFFADVSHATEVLPRLAAHVRVLDPPELTRALRELAGQVLAAVQ, encoded by the coding sequence ATGCGGGCCGACCGGCTGCTACGGATGCTGTGGCTCCTGCGCGGGCGCTCCACTCCCATGCCCGCCGGGCAGCTCGCGACGGTACTTGAGGTCAGTACCAGGACGGTCCTGCGTGACGTCGAGGCCCTGTCCGCCGCAGGGGTCCCGGTGTACACCGAGCGCGGGCGCCACGGTGGTGTCATGCTCCTGGCCGACTACCGGCCCGACGTCCTAGGCCTTAGTGACGATGAGGCGCTGGCCCTGACGTCGGTGATCTGCGTCCCCGGTGCCGGAGCGCTGGGACTCGATAGCCTCCTGCAGTCCGCGATGGGCAAGATCCGCCGGACCGTCGACCGGGATGCACTGCTCGTCGGCTCGCGCGTCCTCATCGACCCTGCGGGGTGGCTGTCCAGATCCGCTGGACCGCCGATGGCCGATGCCCTCGATGCCGTGCAGGGGCTCCGCCGGGTGCGCTTCCGCTACACCTCGGGTGGATCGGGACGGGTCAGTGATGTCTCGACGACGGCACTGGGTCTGCTGTGCGCCGCCTCGGATTGGTATCTGGTGGCGGGATCGACGGCGGAACGCATCCGCTTCTACCGGCTTGATCGCTTGGAGCGCCTCCATGTGGGAGAGGTGGACGCGGATGCCCCGCAGATCGACCTCGCCCAGGAGTGGGCCAGGGCGCGCTGCGGATTCCAGGAGCGCTTCTCGCCCATGACGGCGACCTTGGAGGTGCAGCGCTGCGTCCTGGGCGTCCTGCAGGGACTTGTGAGGATCGAGGAGGTGGCGGGGGCAGCCGATGGGCCCGTAAGGGGAGCGGGTGGGCCGGAAGGCTCTGAGAGCCCCACCGCCGTGGTTCGGATACGGGCGTTCTTCGCTGATGTCTCGCATGCAACTGAGGTTTTGCCCCGTCTCGCTGCACATGTCCGGGTCCTGGATCCTCCCGAGCTGACGCGGGCCCTGCGTGAGCTCGCGGGGCAGGTCCTGGCGGCGGTGCAGTGA
- a CDS encoding VOC family protein, giving the protein MRADLSAYISFGGRAREALEYYQQSLGGQVVIETFRTWGIPTAPGHEDDVVYGVLRTDNGFVIRARDHRFEGTSHSHLHPGGEQSAGWALCLNGEEAERLADCWASLARRASIIEPLETAPWGDCNGVLIDPFGIRWVVNIGDSE; this is encoded by the coding sequence ATGAGGGCTGATCTCAGCGCCTACATCAGCTTCGGGGGCAGGGCTCGCGAAGCACTGGAGTACTACCAGCAGTCCCTGGGCGGGCAGGTGGTCATCGAGACCTTCCGGACATGGGGGATCCCCACGGCCCCAGGGCATGAGGACGACGTCGTCTACGGCGTACTGCGCACCGACAACGGGTTCGTGATCCGGGCCCGGGACCACCGGTTCGAGGGCACCTCCCACAGTCATCTACACCCGGGCGGTGAGCAGAGCGCGGGCTGGGCCCTGTGCCTCAATGGTGAGGAGGCGGAGCGGCTCGCCGACTGCTGGGCCAGCCTTGCCCGTCGTGCCTCGATCATCGAGCCTCTCGAGACCGCGCCATGGGGAGATTGCAACGGTGTCCTCATCGACCCCTTCGGCATCAGGTGGGTCGTCAATATCGGGGACTCGGAGTAG
- a CDS encoding helix-turn-helix domain-containing protein, producing the protein MDAYRILTHREHGVVVNGRQSHENLEAAFQEYGRFLSVPETAELLGMTKQGLYNWVREGIVPAYKVASTWLILRDDLKELIRTGSNQTRTTHDSTTDPPAVLSPDPADSE; encoded by the coding sequence GTGGATGCGTATCGCATCCTGACTCATAGAGAGCATGGTGTTGTTGTGAACGGGCGTCAGAGCCACGAGAACCTCGAGGCCGCGTTCCAGGAGTACGGCCGTTTCCTGTCGGTGCCGGAGACCGCCGAACTGCTGGGAATGACCAAGCAGGGCCTCTACAACTGGGTTCGCGAAGGCATCGTTCCAGCCTACAAAGTCGCCTCGACCTGGCTGATCCTGCGCGATGACCTCAAGGAGCTCATCCGCACCGGATCCAACCAGACGAGAACCACCCACGATTCGACGACGGATCCTCCGGCCGTGCTGTCACCGGATCCTGCGGATTCGGAATGA
- a CDS encoding class I SAM-dependent methyltransferase, which yields MTTSRAAHWEARYASVDRLWSGRPNDWLPELAGDWEPGAGLDIGCGEGADTLWLAERGWRVTAVDLSPTAIDRLRREAARRGLDQQVSALVQDGGQSLPEGPFDLVTCFYVHGGPEEGGLRLGDLLADAAGRVAPGGHLLVAVHAINPPWHTHHARTYTAAELLEEIGESVAGWQTVVAEERWREATGPQGQVGRRADAVLCLRRPGSRPAGEGGATARAVGVESAASAVPAEPEARAHPGEPGEAAPSGPA from the coding sequence ATGACGACCTCACGCGCCGCGCACTGGGAGGCGCGCTATGCCTCGGTGGACCGGCTCTGGTCGGGCCGCCCCAACGACTGGCTGCCGGAGCTCGCCGGGGACTGGGAGCCGGGCGCCGGCCTCGATATCGGCTGCGGCGAGGGCGCCGATACCCTGTGGCTGGCCGAGCGCGGATGGCGGGTCACCGCGGTGGACCTGTCGCCCACCGCCATCGACCGCCTGCGCCGGGAGGCTGCCCGCCGGGGCCTGGACCAGCAGGTCAGCGCCCTGGTCCAGGACGGGGGCCAGAGCCTGCCCGAGGGCCCCTTCGACCTGGTCACCTGCTTCTACGTCCACGGCGGGCCCGAGGAGGGCGGCCTGCGTCTGGGTGACCTGCTGGCCGACGCCGCCGGGCGTGTGGCCCCCGGCGGTCATCTCCTGGTGGCGGTGCACGCCATCAACCCTCCCTGGCACACCCACCACGCCCGCACCTACACCGCAGCCGAGCTCCTGGAGGAGATCGGCGAGTCCGTCGCGGGCTGGCAGACGGTGGTGGCCGAGGAGCGCTGGCGCGAGGCCACTGGGCCCCAGGGCCAGGTCGGCCGCCGCGCCGACGCCGTCCTCTGCCTTCGCCGGCCGGGGTCCCGGCCTGCCGGGGAGGGGGGAGCGACGGCGCGGGCAGTGGGTGTCGAGTCGGCGGCCTCAGCGGTGCCGGCGGAGCCGGAGGCTCGGGCCCACCCGGGGGAGCCGGGGGAAGCGGCCCCGTCGGGGCCGGCATGA
- a CDS encoding GNAT family N-acetyltransferase, with amino-acid sequence MGTTAGHARSGRAATAVRRLERGDLAGPEALELMRAACGQPEPELRRLLAEELPAMVVLGTGPPGRPTSLAAALIEGQRVALEYIAVDEAQRGQGQGRELVDRLALLGSSIAARTDDDAVGFYRALGFQASPAPPDPRWPGVPRFHCERSEPGPALIERWERAHRAARMVGWDFSALSGRMTMGSPPWDFEAECLEALRALAARALEGHQDRRSRVLDMGTGGGERLAGLLAQLSDDQRRALEVTATEGWQDNLPVARERLQALEPAVEVLAHDADGPDPLPVPEAGIDLVMNRHEALSPADAARVLRPGGLLITQQVDGTEVPEVHRWFATEPLFPQVRPGIVAERSRQAGLVVEECEAWEGPLELADVEALVEYWGYVPWDVPEDFTVPGYATTLARIHRDCGGGPVRLTARRFRLRARRP; translated from the coding sequence ATGGGCACCACGGCGGGTCACGCGCGATCGGGTCGGGCGGCTACGGCAGTGCGCCGGCTGGAGCGCGGGGACCTGGCCGGCCCCGAGGCCCTGGAGCTCATGCGCGCCGCCTGCGGGCAGCCCGAGCCCGAGCTGCGCCGTCTCCTGGCCGAGGAGCTGCCCGCCATGGTCGTGCTTGGCACTGGGCCGCCTGGGCGCCCCACCTCCCTGGCCGCCGCCCTCATCGAGGGGCAGCGGGTCGCCCTGGAGTACATCGCCGTCGATGAGGCGCAGCGCGGTCAGGGGCAGGGCCGCGAGCTGGTGGACCGCCTGGCCCTCCTGGGCTCCAGCATCGCGGCCCGGACCGATGATGACGCCGTCGGCTTCTACCGAGCCCTCGGCTTCCAGGCGTCGCCGGCACCCCCGGACCCGCGCTGGCCCGGCGTCCCCCGCTTCCACTGCGAGCGCTCCGAGCCCGGGCCCGCGCTCATCGAGCGCTGGGAGCGCGCGCACCGGGCGGCGCGCATGGTCGGCTGGGACTTCTCCGCGCTATCCGGGCGGATGACCATGGGCAGCCCGCCCTGGGACTTCGAGGCCGAGTGCCTGGAGGCCCTGCGAGCCCTGGCCGCTCGGGCTCTGGAGGGCCATCAGGACCGCCGGTCAAGAGTCCTGGACATGGGCACCGGCGGCGGGGAGCGCCTGGCCGGGCTCCTCGCGCAGCTCAGCGACGACCAGCGCCGGGCCCTGGAGGTCACGGCCACCGAGGGGTGGCAGGACAACCTTCCAGTGGCCCGCGAGCGCCTGCAAGCCCTGGAGCCCGCCGTCGAGGTCCTCGCCCATGACGCCGATGGCCCCGACCCCCTGCCGGTGCCCGAGGCCGGCATCGACCTGGTGATGAACCGCCACGAGGCCCTCTCTCCCGCCGATGCGGCCCGGGTGCTGAGACCCGGCGGCCTGCTCATCACCCAGCAGGTCGACGGCACCGAGGTCCCCGAGGTCCATCGGTGGTTCGCCACTGAGCCGCTGTTCCCCCAGGTGCGCCCCGGCATCGTCGCCGAGCGCAGCCGGCAGGCGGGTCTGGTGGTTGAGGAGTGCGAGGCCTGGGAGGGGCCCCTGGAGCTGGCCGATGTCGAGGCCCTCGTGGAGTACTGGGGCTATGTGCCCTGGGACGTCCCCGAGGACTTCACCGTGCCCGGGTATGCCACCACCCTGGCCCGGATCCACCGCGACTGCGGGGGAGGTCCGGTGCGCCTGACCGCCCGGCGCTTCCGGCTGCGGGCGCGACGGCCCTGA
- a CDS encoding siderophore-interacting protein yields MSRGLQGAVLKVLRAPEHTLEITGVREREPYTELSVHCPSLLGAQTEPLPPTTWVRMWIPDGEREYQRAYTLVRMDRQEASAQILVLHHDPAGPASRWARAARPGQTVDIQVMGGTRYRAPGEGERMLLVGDSASAPALADAVEAAPPSCQVEVVMVAGAEDRLPRAGREHGWRLVDPQWPQAGLLAAADEALGALGSATWAWVALESSLTRLVRRHLLEAGLARRAIQSQAYWIRGRAMGVAAETSRR; encoded by the coding sequence ATGTCCCGAGGATTGCAGGGGGCGGTGCTCAAGGTGCTGCGCGCCCCCGAGCACACACTGGAGATCACCGGTGTCCGCGAGCGCGAGCCGTACACCGAGTTGAGCGTGCACTGCCCCAGCCTGCTGGGGGCTCAGACCGAGCCCCTGCCGCCCACCACCTGGGTGCGCATGTGGATTCCCGACGGCGAGCGGGAGTACCAGCGGGCCTACACCCTGGTGCGCATGGACCGCCAGGAGGCCAGCGCCCAGATCCTGGTACTGCATCACGATCCCGCGGGTCCGGCCTCCCGGTGGGCTCGCGCCGCCCGGCCGGGTCAGACGGTGGACATCCAGGTCATGGGCGGCACGCGCTACCGGGCGCCTGGTGAGGGTGAGCGGATGCTCCTGGTGGGGGATTCGGCCTCGGCCCCCGCGCTGGCCGACGCCGTGGAGGCGGCCCCGCCGTCGTGCCAGGTGGAGGTGGTCATGGTGGCGGGCGCGGAGGACCGCCTTCCCCGGGCTGGCCGGGAGCATGGGTGGCGCCTGGTGGATCCGCAGTGGCCGCAGGCCGGGCTGCTGGCCGCTGCGGATGAGGCGCTTGGGGCGCTGGGCTCGGCGACCTGGGCCTGGGTGGCCCTGGAGAGCAGCCTGACGCGCTTGGTTCGGCGCCATCTGCTGGAGGCGGGACTGGCGCGCCGCGCCATCCAGTCCCAGGCCTACTGGATCCGCGGCCGGGCCATGGGCGTGGCCGCGGAGACCAGCCGGCGGTGA
- the purB gene encoding adenylosuccinate lyase — protein sequence MVDLSTVSPPIALGPLDGRYRAVAAPLVNHLSEAALNRARLQVEVEWLIHLTDTGTLPGAPALSETEKSYLRGVVEGFGAQDIAELAEIEAETRHDVKAVEYLLKRRLAAAATAPGVQGADGGPTVLPGVGEIVHIFCTSEDINNLSYALTIRAAITRVWLPAARGLVADLGAMAREHAGAAMLSRTHGQAATPTTVGKEMAVTAHRLGRQLRRVEAAEYLGKINGATGTYGAHVVSVPGADWQAVARSFVESLGLTWNPLTTQIESHDWQAELYSDIARFNRIAHNLATDAWTYISLGYFRQRLSAQGSTGSSTMPHKVNPIRFENAEANLEISCALLDTLAATLVTSRLQRDLTDSTTQRNIGVAVGHCLLAIDNIRRGLAGLDLDQQRLDEDLEASWEVLGEAVQQAMRAAAVAGATGMADPYERLKELTRGRRVSSEDMREFIAGLGLPDDVEARLLALTPATYTGLAPELVAHLGD from the coding sequence ATGGTCGATCTGTCCACCGTGTCCCCGCCCATCGCCCTCGGCCCCCTCGACGGCCGCTACCGCGCCGTCGCCGCCCCCCTGGTCAACCACCTGTCCGAGGCCGCCCTCAACCGGGCGCGCCTGCAGGTGGAGGTCGAGTGGCTCATCCACCTGACCGACACCGGCACGCTGCCCGGCGCCCCCGCGCTCTCCGAGACCGAGAAGTCCTACCTGCGCGGCGTCGTGGAGGGCTTCGGCGCCCAGGACATCGCCGAGCTGGCCGAGATCGAGGCCGAGACCCGCCATGACGTCAAGGCCGTGGAGTACCTGCTCAAGCGCCGCCTGGCCGCGGCCGCCACTGCCCCCGGCGTCCAGGGCGCCGACGGCGGGCCCACCGTCCTGCCGGGCGTGGGCGAGATCGTCCACATCTTCTGCACCAGCGAGGACATCAACAACCTGTCCTACGCCCTGACCATCCGCGCGGCCATCACCCGGGTGTGGCTGCCCGCGGCCCGGGGGCTGGTGGCCGACCTGGGCGCCATGGCCCGCGAGCACGCCGGGGCCGCCATGCTCTCGCGCACCCACGGCCAGGCGGCCACACCCACCACCGTGGGCAAGGAGATGGCGGTGACGGCCCACCGCCTGGGCCGCCAGCTGCGCCGCGTGGAGGCCGCCGAGTACCTGGGCAAGATCAACGGGGCCACCGGCACCTACGGGGCGCACGTGGTCTCGGTGCCCGGGGCCGACTGGCAGGCGGTGGCCCGCTCCTTCGTGGAGTCCCTGGGCCTGACCTGGAACCCGCTGACCACCCAGATCGAGTCCCATGACTGGCAGGCCGAGCTCTACTCCGACATCGCCCGCTTCAACCGCATCGCCCACAACCTGGCCACCGATGCCTGGACCTACATCTCCCTGGGCTACTTCCGCCAGCGCCTGAGCGCCCAGGGCTCCACCGGCTCCTCGACGATGCCCCACAAGGTCAACCCGATCCGCTTCGAGAACGCCGAGGCCAACCTGGAGATCTCCTGCGCCCTGCTGGACACCCTGGCGGCCACCCTGGTGACCTCCCGCCTCCAGCGCGACCTGACCGACTCCACCACCCAGCGCAACATCGGGGTGGCTGTGGGCCACTGCCTGCTGGCCATCGACAACATCCGCCGGGGCCTGGCGGGCCTGGACCTCGATCAGCAGCGCCTGGATGAGGACCTGGAGGCCTCCTGGGAGGTGCTGGGCGAGGCGGTGCAGCAGGCCATGCGGGCGGCGGCCGTGGCCGGGGCCACGGGCATGGCCGACCCCTACGAGCGGCTCAAGGAGCTGACCCGCGGCAGGCGGGTCAGCTCCGAGGACATGCGCGAGTTCATCGCGGGCCTGGGCCTGCCCGACGACGTCGAGGCGCGGCTGCTGGCCCTGACCCCCGCCACCTATACGGGGCTGGCCCCCGAGCTGGTCGCCCACCTGGGGGACTGA
- a CDS encoding LacI family DNA-binding transcriptional regulator — MSGVRRPWRPPTLADVAARAGVSKATASRALARWDSGEASRPSSTDQVLEAAVALGYSRSRGAQPRLLALATDLSRTGYWATLSGVLAASQDLGAEMSVHVMTGAADSWRDNLLGERDLRADGVVVLEFDSPSAALLSHLPIDLPVAVAGGYPQQEADGLLRAWTDDRTGAMAATRHLVGLGHRRIAYVGVPAAGHPDPRLLGWQQVMREEGLAPLEPVAIGWSVATGMRAAAALHSWRATAVLCGNDDLALGLMAGLDRQGLRVPEDVSVVGMDDHPHAAAAQPALTTVRLDFAEVGRRAARLALGVEQGPVIEVPTVLVERDSTAPAP; from the coding sequence ATGAGCGGGGTGCGCAGGCCCTGGCGGCCCCCGACCCTGGCCGACGTCGCAGCCAGGGCCGGGGTCTCCAAGGCCACCGCCTCGCGGGCCCTGGCGCGCTGGGACAGCGGCGAGGCGTCTCGGCCCTCCTCGACCGACCAGGTCCTGGAGGCCGCCGTGGCCCTGGGCTACAGCCGCTCCCGGGGCGCCCAGCCGCGCCTCCTGGCCCTGGCCACGGATCTGAGCCGCACGGGGTACTGGGCCACCCTGTCCGGGGTCCTGGCCGCCAGCCAGGACCTGGGGGCGGAGATGTCGGTCCATGTGATGACCGGCGCTGCGGACAGCTGGCGGGACAACCTCCTGGGGGAGCGGGACCTGCGGGCCGACGGCGTCGTGGTCCTGGAGTTCGACTCGCCCAGCGCCGCCCTGCTCTCCCACCTGCCGATCGACCTGCCGGTCGCCGTCGCCGGCGGCTATCCCCAGCAGGAGGCCGATGGCCTGCTGCGGGCGTGGACCGATGACCGCACCGGGGCGATGGCCGCCACCAGGCACCTGGTCGGCCTGGGGCACCGGCGCATCGCCTATGTGGGCGTGCCCGCGGCGGGGCACCCGGACCCGCGGCTGCTGGGGTGGCAGCAGGTGATGCGGGAGGAGGGCCTGGCGCCCCTGGAGCCCGTGGCCATCGGCTGGTCGGTGGCCACGGGCATGCGGGCAGCCGCGGCCCTGCACTCCTGGCGCGCCACGGCAGTGCTGTGCGGCAACGACGACCTGGCCCTGGGCCTCATGGCCGGCCTGGACCGACAGGGGCTGCGCGTGCCCGAGGACGTCTCGGTGGTGGGCATGGACGACCACCCTCACGCCGCGGCCGCCCAGCCAGCGCTGACCACGGTGCGCCTGGACTTCGCCGAGGTCGGCCGCAGGGCCGCCCGCCTGGCGCTCGGCGTCGAGCAGGGGCCGGTCATCGAGGTGCCCACCGTCCTGGTGGAGAGGGACTCCACGGCGCCGGCGCCTTGA
- a CDS encoding glycoside hydrolase family 16 protein, which yields MTVARRSILITAAAMAGAPVLGGVVQPPGLSSPAHADGTDIDLGQWLRIPSLSDDFTSPIDPSRWRRGLWYPTSGVGAFRDENADVSGDNLRLHARRESYGGKAYTFGAVESVFDTPGVCSYVEVRAKALTTAANVLSAIWLQSSTLEGTDTLMTHPNPEIDVQETFKNHAMSMATHLWPAGGGHIAHGGREYASRLDVSQDYHMYGVERRDGRIRFYWDRHLAWDLPAPDPSLWRMSRHVVLSLEGHRGRPVDSRLPATFDIDYVHTYSLDTRIPSPERWIRVIDPGTGLCLTRTGEGVVLAEDRDDDSAIWILDRQDDLTCVLTGPDGGVLGLEHKDGGSGTSVRAVAGAATGPDTQGSRQRWHCLEAGGGFQLLSKLSGLPLVVDQGRPVLGRDSSSAPHPWRLEAA from the coding sequence ATGACTGTTGCCAGGAGGAGCATCCTCATCACCGCCGCGGCCATGGCCGGGGCCCCCGTGCTGGGGGGAGTGGTCCAGCCCCCGGGGCTGTCCTCCCCGGCGCATGCCGACGGGACGGATATCGATCTGGGTCAGTGGCTTCGCATCCCCTCCCTCAGCGATGACTTCACCTCCCCCATCGACCCCTCCCGGTGGCGTCGGGGCCTGTGGTACCCCACCTCGGGGGTGGGGGCCTTCCGCGACGAGAACGCCGATGTCTCCGGCGACAACCTCCGCCTCCACGCGCGCCGCGAGTCATACGGCGGCAAGGCCTACACCTTCGGGGCGGTGGAGTCGGTCTTCGACACCCCCGGGGTGTGCAGCTATGTGGAGGTGCGGGCCAAGGCGCTGACCACCGCTGCCAACGTGCTGTCCGCGATCTGGCTGCAATCCTCCACCCTGGAGGGCACCGACACCCTCATGACCCACCCCAACCCCGAGATCGATGTCCAGGAGACCTTCAAGAACCACGCCATGTCCATGGCCACCCACCTGTGGCCCGCGGGCGGTGGGCATATCGCCCATGGGGGGCGCGAGTACGCCTCCCGGCTCGATGTGTCGCAGGACTACCACATGTACGGCGTCGAGCGCCGCGATGGCAGGATCCGCTTCTACTGGGACCGCCACCTGGCCTGGGACCTTCCCGCGCCGGACCCCTCCCTGTGGCGCATGTCCCGCCACGTGGTGCTGAGCCTGGAGGGCCATCGGGGGAGGCCGGTCGATTCCCGCCTCCCCGCCACCTTCGACATCGACTACGTCCACACCTACTCCCTGGACACCAGGATCCCCTCGCCCGAGCGGTGGATCCGCGTGATCGACCCCGGCACCGGCCTGTGCCTGACCCGTACCGGCGAGGGGGTCGTGCTCGCCGAGGACCGCGACGACGACTCCGCGATCTGGATCCTGGACCGCCAGGACGACCTCACCTGCGTCCTGACCGGCCCCGATGGCGGCGTCCTGGGCCTGGAGCACAAGGACGGCGGCAGCGGCACCTCGGTGCGGGCGGTCGCCGGGGCGGCCACGGGCCCGGACACCCAGGGCAGTCGGCAGCGCTGGCACTGCCTGGAGGCGGGCGGAGGCTTCCAGCTGCTCTCCAAGCTCAGCGGCCTGCCCCTGGTGGTCGACCAGGGCCGGCCCGTGCTGGGTCGGGACTCCTCCAGCGCCCCGCACCCCTGGCGCTTGGAGGCCGCGTAG
- a CDS encoding ABC transporter substrate-binding protein encodes MSRPVSRRTSLSLAIGGIAALSLAACSDPGEGSGAGQDAPASWPAATDKLDGVELTLWAAQSSAAIPEKVAAAFGEATGATVSIVTIPDPYEQGVQTKVATGDVPDLAMWQPTASQLLALGAKERLQSLDGAPWEKTTQDSVLAAGGTLDGTRYAAFVSAPSIMGVWYNKEVFTTHGVSVPTSFEQLLSLARDLKSKGVTPFYEMGGEWWASQWAVQVQLAEAAKDGLWDRVNANEDQFTGKDIQGAIDTYNSMIEEGLFNSDIKTGTFDQQAKAILSGEAAMAIQVTSLLGNMAAQTDTATLDSTIGFFPISASGTLATSIPDQTNAVVAFKSGDAKREEASRQFLTFWLSEGYADFIKDQNTVSIIKDVQTPDTVPAALVESNKALESSVGSMQSLAIANPDLAKNLGDMIAGTKTAAQVGQETQSQFAQLAKAMGAKGF; translated from the coding sequence ATGAGCAGGCCCGTCAGCAGGCGCACCTCCCTATCCCTGGCCATCGGCGGTATCGCCGCACTGTCCCTGGCCGCATGCTCCGACCCCGGCGAGGGCTCCGGGGCCGGCCAGGACGCACCTGCCTCCTGGCCGGCCGCCACGGACAAGCTCGACGGCGTCGAGCTGACCCTGTGGGCGGCGCAGTCCTCGGCCGCCATCCCCGAGAAGGTCGCCGCCGCCTTCGGCGAGGCCACCGGGGCAACGGTCAGCATCGTGACCATTCCCGACCCCTACGAGCAGGGCGTGCAGACCAAGGTCGCCACCGGGGACGTCCCCGACCTGGCCATGTGGCAGCCCACCGCCTCCCAGTTGCTGGCCCTGGGGGCCAAGGAGCGGCTCCAGTCCCTCGACGGCGCGCCCTGGGAGAAGACCACCCAGGACTCCGTCCTGGCCGCCGGCGGCACCCTCGACGGCACCCGCTACGCCGCCTTCGTCTCGGCGCCCTCCATCATGGGCGTGTGGTACAACAAGGAGGTCTTCACCACCCACGGCGTCTCGGTGCCCACGAGCTTCGAGCAGCTGCTCAGCCTGGCCCGGGACCTGAAGTCCAAGGGCGTGACCCCCTTCTACGAGATGGGCGGCGAGTGGTGGGCCTCGCAGTGGGCCGTCCAGGTCCAGCTGGCCGAGGCCGCCAAGGACGGCCTGTGGGACCGGGTCAACGCCAATGAGGACCAGTTCACGGGCAAGGACATCCAGGGCGCCATCGACACCTACAACTCCATGATCGAGGAGGGCCTGTTCAACTCCGACATCAAGACCGGCACCTTCGACCAGCAGGCCAAGGCCATCCTGTCGGGCGAGGCGGCCATGGCCATCCAGGTCACCAGCCTCCTGGGCAACATGGCGGCCCAGACCGACACCGCCACCCTGGACTCGACCATCGGCTTCTTCCCGATCTCGGCATCCGGCACCCTGGCCACCTCCATCCCCGACCAGACCAACGCCGTCGTGGCCTTCAAGAGCGGGGACGCCAAGCGCGAGGAGGCCTCCCGCCAGTTCCTCACCTTCTGGCTCTCCGAGGGCTACGCCGACTTCATCAAGGACCAGAACACCGTCTCCATCATCAAGGACGTCCAGACCCCTGACACGGTGCCCGCAGCGCTGGTGGAGTCCAACAAGGCCCTGGAGTCCTCGGTGGGCTCCATGCAGTCCCTGGCCATCGCCAACCCCGACCTGGCCAAGAACCTGGGGGACATGATCGCCGGCACCAAGACCGCCGCCCAGGTGGGCCAGGAGACCCAGTCCCAGTTCGCCCAGCTCGCCAAGGCCATGGGCGCGAAGGGATTCTGA
- a CDS encoding carbohydrate ABC transporter permease translates to MTASGRAPRHRAGSAHPWGFVVPAFAVLAVFFLTPTVYNFIYAFTDWSSFKTAINPVGLENFSELSASGSLRRALVITLIYAGGVAVFQNLFGLGLALLLERDTRVNKIARVVFFIPVIMSALAVGYVFQALLRPEGGLNQALGLLIGSPVRIAWLGSTTWTLLVVILIHSWKWMGMSMLVYLAGLKTIDSQVLEAARLDGASPWQTLLHIRIPLIAPAVTFNVATALLGSMNSFDIVQATTGGGPGGSTELLNLFIFRTFGQGLYAQATTMSLVLFAAVVVLAFPVIGMLRRRERSIA, encoded by the coding sequence ATGACCGCCTCAGGACGAGCACCGCGGCACCGCGCGGGCTCTGCGCACCCGTGGGGATTCGTGGTACCGGCCTTCGCCGTGCTCGCGGTGTTCTTCCTGACCCCCACGGTCTACAACTTCATCTACGCCTTCACCGACTGGTCGAGCTTCAAGACCGCGATCAACCCGGTGGGCCTGGAGAACTTCTCCGAGCTGTCGGCCTCCGGCTCCCTGCGCCGGGCCCTGGTCATCACCCTCATCTACGCCGGCGGCGTGGCCGTCTTCCAGAACCTCTTCGGCCTGGGCCTGGCCCTGCTGCTGGAGCGCGATACGCGCGTGAACAAGATCGCCCGGGTCGTGTTCTTCATCCCCGTCATCATGTCCGCCCTGGCCGTGGGCTACGTCTTCCAGGCCCTGCTCAGGCCCGAGGGCGGGCTCAACCAGGCCCTGGGCCTGCTCATCGGCTCCCCGGTGCGCATCGCCTGGCTGGGCTCGACGACGTGGACCCTCCTGGTGGTCATCCTCATCCACTCCTGGAAGTGGATGGGCATGTCGATGCTGGTCTACCTGGCGGGCCTGAAGACCATCGACTCCCAGGTCCTGGAGGCGGCCCGGCTCGACGGGGCCAGCCCGTGGCAGACCCTGCTGCACATCCGGATCCCCCTCATCGCACCCGCCGTCACCTTCAATGTGGCCACCGCCCTACTGGGCTCGATGAACTCCTTCGACATCGTCCAGGCCACCACCGGGGGCGGCCCCGGCGGCTCGACCGAGCTGCTCAACCTCTTCATCTTCCGCACCTTCGGGCAGGGCCTGTACGCCCAGGCCACCACGATGAGCCTGGTGCTCTTCGCAGCAGTGGTGGTCCTGGCCTTCCCGGTCATCGGGATGCTGCGCCGTCGAGAGAGGAGCATCGCATGA